One window of the Cataglyphis hispanica isolate Lineage 1 chromosome 13, ULB_Chis1_1.0, whole genome shotgun sequence genome contains the following:
- the LOC126853959 gene encoding prostaglandin E synthase 2 → MAAVHKFTRLISRTKFFNNNGYYANENLRSFCTMVQQPQKTQSLIKISLIGAITGVALGAGYAYHKINKMRQNIALEGTQAETMLLKYKPSVTPSRKIIFPMDSMDLNVTLFQYQTCPFCCKVRVFLDYYGISYDVVEVDPVLRKEIGWSSYKKVPILLTKVGEGYQPLNDSSMIISLLASYLHDKSYKVEELANYYPSIAMHDDHGKFKYEIINKYFLMFNKNLPKDRSMNDIIEERNWRKWADEVFVHTLSPNVYRTIDESYRTFNWFSEVGKWEEYFPLWERMLIVNVGAMAMWLIGKRLKKRHRLKDDVRQSLYDEANYWLRAIRARGTLFMGGSKPDLSDLAVYGILKSIEGCDAFQDLLAHTKIGVWYNAMKEQVDTHSGSMNLSR, encoded by the exons ATGGCTGCTGTACATAAGTTTACCCGGCTTATATCAAGGACGaagtttttcaataataatggcTATTATGCAAACGAGAATCTACGGTCGTTTTGCACGATGGTACAGCAACCGCAAAAAACGcagagtttaataaaaattagtttaattgGTGCGATAACCGGTGTTGCTCTGGGTGCAGGTTATgcttatcataaaatcaacaaAATGCGACAAAATATCGCTCTGGAAGGAACGCAGGCGGAAACTATGCTGTTGAAATATAAACCATCTGTCACGCCGTCCAGAAAA ATTATATTTCCAATGGACTCTATGGATTTAAATGTCACGTTATTTCAGTATCAAACATGTCCGTTTTGTTGTaaa gTCAGAGTTTTTTTAGATTACTATGGGATATCTTATGATGTTGTGGAAGTAGATCCGGTACTTCGTAAAGAGATTGGATGGTCTTCTTACAAAAAAGTTCCGATCCTCTTGACTAAAGTAGGAGAAGGCTATCAACCTCTGAATGATAGTTCCATGATAATATCTCTTCTTGCATCCTATTTACATGACAAGTCTTATAAGGTTGAAGAATTGGCTAACTATTATCCAAGTATAGCAATGCATGATGACCAtggcaaatttaaatatgagattataaataaatattttctcatgttTAACAAAAATCTTCCAAAGGACAGATCAATGAATGATATAat CGAAGAACGCAATTGGAGAAAATGGGCGGACGAGGTATTTGTTCATACACTTTCGCCAAATGTATATAGAACGATTGATGAATCTTATAGAACTTTTAATTGGTTTTCAGAA GTCGGCAAATGGGAGgaatattttccattatgGGAGCGAATGTTGATAGTAAATGTAGGTGCAATGGCAATGTGGTTGATAGGAAAAAGGCTCAAGAAGAGACACCGCCTAAAAGACGACGTTCGACAGTCGTTGTATGACGAAGCAAATTACTGGTTGCGTGCTATCCGTGCGCGCGGCACCCTGTTTATGGGTGGCAGCAAGCCCGATCTATCTGATCTTGCAGTGTATGGTATTTTGAAAAGTATTGAAGGTTGCGACGCTTTTCAAGATCTACTGGCTCACACGAAAATCGGTGTTTGGTACAATGCTATGAAAGAACAAGTTGATACACATTCTGGTAGTATGAATTTAAGTAGATGA
- the LOC126853960 gene encoding uncharacterized protein LOC126853960, translating to MISVLLVGFFALMPFISGEIINWDQSLKNNAALEIQSFNTHSNHQGRFFPLFSVVRFANTQCLSSTDQLNGTCFTRRECINYGGNPSGPCANGLGTCCVFQKSCGSTTNMNNTYFVNPRYPITYQGGERCTITVQRCNSNICQLRLDFLEATWAQPNATGYCDYDVFLVSGGSSTVPRICGENTNQHVYVDFNGATPISISVDTNAGYAFDRRWNIRIQQIACDSVCKAPNGCLQYYKTVSDTVMSFNYGTTENARAPQIGTRQMVNHRYGVCVRMALGYCSIEWSQMNRFSFSVSGDTGSFDPDIIGTDLVAESGASCTNDFVIIPDPSENGILANTDRFCGNGFITKTSDLKPFVLYVVTNGDEMQEAQNKGFKLMFRQLPCSV from the exons ATGATCAGTGTACTATTAGTCGGCTTCTTTGCTCTCATGCCTTTTATAAGcggagaaattattaattgggATCaatccttaaaaaataatgcagcTTTGGAGATTCAATCATTTAACACCCATTCTAATCATCAAGGAAGAT TTTTTCCGCTATTTAGTGTCGTGCGTTTTGCCAATACTCAATGCTTATCGAGCACCGATCAACTCAATGGCACATGTTTCACAAGACGAGAGTGCATTAATTACGGAGGTAATCCTTCGGGACCATGCGCTAATGGATTAGGAACTTGCTGTGTAT TTCAAAAATCTTGCGGCTCTACCACTAACATGAACAACACATACTTCGTAAATCCAAGATATCCCATTACCTATCAAGGAGGAGAACGATGTACAATTACGGTACAACGCtgtaattctaatatttgtcAG TTGCGATTGGATTTCTTGGAGGCTACTTGGGCACAACCTAATGCAACTGGATATTGCGATTACGACGTATTTCTGGTATCTGGTGGTTCGTCAACGGTACCCAGAATATGCGGGGAAAACACTAATCAGCATG TATACGTCGATTTCAACGGAGCGACGCCGATCAGTATATCCGTCGATACTAATGCGGGATATGCTTTCGATCGACGCTGGAATATAAGAATTCAGCAAATAGCGTGCGATTCTGTGTGTAAAG CTCCTAACGGATGTTTACAATATTACAAGACTGTTTCCGACACTGTAATGAGTTTTAATTATGGTACAACAGAAAATGCTCGAG CTCCTCAAATTGGAACGCGACAAATGGTGAATCACCGTTATGGCGTATGCGTCAGAATGGCTCTGGGATATTGCAGTATCGAGTGGTCTCAAATGAACAGATTTTCTTTCTCCGTTTCTGGAGACACGGGATCGTTCGATCCAGATATAATAG GTACTGATTTGGTAGCAGAATCTGGTGCGAGCTGTACGAATGATTTTGTGATTATACCCGATCCAAGTGAAAATGGCATTCTTGCTAACACAGACAGGTTTTGCGGAAATGGATTTATAACTAAAACAT CGGACTTAAAACCGTTTGTACTTTATGTCGTTACAAATGGTGACGAAATGCAAGAAGCCCAGAACAAAGGCTTCAAGTTAATGTTTCGTCAGTTACCTTGTTCAGTTTAA
- the LOC126853919 gene encoding intraflagellar transport protein 122 homolog: MRAHPTWVDKVQEKSDQCIYDLCFNPSGTQLVVASGHQVLVYETNDGALIQPLKGHKDTVYCVCYARDGKKFASGSADKSVIIWTSKLEGILKYSHNEAVQSMHFNPVSHQLLSCSLSDIAFWSAEQKAVQKHKSGGRVNCCAWTRDGQYFALGLATGYVSIRNKNGEEKTRIERQPGVPVWSLSWNPIQDDAHAMDVLCIAEWNGVISFYNIGGEVVKRERSLNFIPLKVIHFPEGQYLLVCGSNKQCLLMTHDGIQLVNVGGIFSSWVWSCAVHPTGSHIVLGSQDGTITYLQLTWNIVHGLYGDRYAYRENMTDVIIQHLITNQKVRIKCKDLIHRIAVYRNRLAVQLPERVIIYEPSGNSEGMHYRIRDKLNQILNCNLLVVTSNHLILCLEKRLQSLSFNGIIEREWILDGLITYIKVVGGPAGQECLIAGLKSGYVIKIYLDNPFPAHITKIEDAVRCLDISSLKEKMAVVSEAGSLSIFDLCTGEKLQEFQNVNSVAYNIAFEDIMCFAGNNYLAIKVANFSEYRQKFSGFVVGHNGSKLYCLNGSSIITLEVPLSLFMYQYLDIGLYNHAYDIACLGVAESDWLALGTTCLDNLELNIAYSAFARVKKLRYIEIVSEVEEKLKSGEWGREACMATAAAAMGRLRDAAKLYQKAGLQQYALDMYSDLRMFDIAQEFIASGNTQDRTVLLRRRAEWAKSLGEPRAAAEMFLSAGDIDRAISIIAEYGWIDMLIKVGRQLDKADRDNLSMIAKKLKQLGASHGAAEIFSRLGDDPDVADVLVDAQAWPEAFELAERNPKLKSRIYGPYARWLAETGRFSEAQEAFQMAGQPEESIVVLTMLANNAITERRFRDASYFYWLLSQLSLNLSKSAEEIKMMFLKYSDKADIYYAYHEVHKYLEEPFTSLMPEALFNISRYLLMKTQNIRLEGVSKVTIMYSLVKQARILGANKLVMQLLDQLRTMKIPANFLAQVETATLAARSYPYRDPEELLPLCYKCSTFNPLLPTSNSSGSNCTQCGLKFQYSFVMFEILPLVEFELEDDITDEEAEKLIEEPLPSSDDLTDCDQFTVTSNEADLFTVRLMRYEEKSNNSTIIVGRGILKSMDPSTVIIIKWPKPFKTRYFRNLLPDLQISLCKCCLKLFHSDDYELALLRHGHCPFCRTPNVTIG, from the exons ATGAGAGCACATCCAACATGGGTCGACAAGGTGCAAGAAAAGTCAGATCAATG TATATATGACCTTTGTTTTAATCCGAGTGGCACACAATTAGTTGTTGCATCTGGCCATCAAGTGCTTGTATATGAGACCAATGATGGTGCTTTAATTCAACCATTAAAAG gcCATAAAGATACGGTATATTGTGTATGTTATGCAAGAGAtggtaaaaaatttgcatcagGAAGTGCAGATAAAAGTGTCATCATCTGGACTTCCAAGCTAgaaggaatattaaaatattc acatAATGAAGCTGTACAGTCAATGCATTTTAATCCTGTCTCGCATCAGCTTCTCAGCTGTTCACTCTCAGACATTGCTTTTTGGTCTGCAGAACAGAAAGCGGTGCAGAAACATAAATCTGGGGGAAGAGTTAATTGCTGTGCATGGACAAGAGATGGACAATATTTCGCCCTTGGTCTTGCAACTGGATATGTATCCATACGAAATAAA aatggTGAAGAAAAAACACGCATTGAACGGCAACCTGGAGTACCAGTCTGGAGTTTATCATGGAATCCTATACA ggatGATGCGCATGCTATGGATGTTCTTTGCATTGCTGAATGGAATGGAGTCATCTCATTCTACAACATTGGAGGAGAAGTtgtcaaaagagagagatcgcTCAATTTTATACCTTTGAAAGTCATTCACTTCCCAGAAGGACAATATCTTCTCGTTTGTGGTAGCAATAAACAATGTCTTTTAATGACGCATGATGGGATACAATTAGTTAATGTAGGCGGTATTTTTTCGTCATGGGTGTGGAGCTGTGCTGTTCATCCAACTGGTTCGCACATT GTACTTGGTTCTCAAGACGGAACGATAACGTATTTACAACTAACCTGGAATATTGTACATGGTCTCTATGGAGACAGATATGCGTACAGAGAAAACATGACTGATGTAATAATACAGCATTTAATCACGAATCAAAAGGTTCGAATTAAATGTAAAGATCTG ATACATCGAATCGCAGTGTATCGAAATAGACTAGCTGTGCAACTGCCCGAGCGTGTAATCATTTATGAACCATCCGGTAACAGTGAAGGAATGCATTATAGAATACGAGACAAGCTTAATCAGATATTGAACTGCAATTTGTTAGTTGTTACATcgaatcatttaatattatgtttggAAAAGCGTCTACAAAGTCTCTCGTTCAATGGAATAATAGAACGAGAATGGATACTCGATGGACTCATCACTTATATCAAAGTAGTGGGTGGCCCCGCTGGACAGGAGTGTTTAATAGCAG GTTTAAAGAGCggatatgtgataaaaatatatcttgacaATCCGTTTCCCGCGCACATAACGAAAATTGAGGATGCCGTGAGGTGTTTGGATATCAGTTCCTTGAAGGAAAAGATGGCGGTGGTAAGCGAGGCCGGTAGCTTATCCATATTCGATCTATGTACTGGCGAGAAATTGCAGGAATTCCAAAATGTCAACAGCGTAGCGTACAACATCGCTTTCGAGGATATTATGTGCTTTGCGGGCAACAATTATCTCGCGATAAAAGTCGCCAACTTTTCCGAGTATAGGCAAAAATTCTCCGGTTTCGTCGTAGGCCATAACGGCTCAAAACTGTATTGCCTGAATGGTTCATCCATCATTACGTTAGAA gtgccattgtcattatttatgtatcaatATCTGGACATCGGATTATATAATCACGCTTATGACATAGCATGTTTAGGCGTAGCCGAATCGGATTGGCTTGCTTTGGGAACGACGTGTCTGGATAATCtggaattaaatattgcatactCGGCATTCGCGCGAGTAAAGAAGCTGCGTTATATAGAGATCGTATCCGAAGttgaagagaaattaaaatcggGTGAATGGGGACGAGAAGCCTGTATGGCTACTGCCGCAGCCGCCATGGGTAGGCTCCGCGATGCGGCAAAGCTCTATCAAAAAGCTGGTTTACAACAATATGCTCTAGATATGTATTCCGATTTGCGAATGTTCGATATTGCTCAGGAATTTATAGCCTCCGGTAACACACAG gaTCGTACAGTACTATTGCGACGACGAGCAGAATGGGCAAAAAGTTTGGGCGAACCGCGCGCCGCAGCCGAAATGTTCCTTTCTGCAGGAGACATCGATCGTGCCATCAGTATTATTGCCGAATACGGTTGGATTGATATGCTGATCAAAGTGGGCAGGCAATTGGATAAGGCAGACAGAGACAACTTGTCTATGATCGCCAAGAAACTCAAACAGTTGGGTGCTTCACATGGCGCAGCGGAGATTTTTAGTAGACTTGGGGATGATCCTGACGTTGCTGATGTACTCGTAGACGCGCAGGCATGGCCTGAGGCTTTCGAACTCGCGGAAAGGAatccaaaattaaaatcacgaATATACGGACCGTATGCACGATGGTTGGCGGAGACTGGACGATTTTCCGAGGCTCAAGAAG CATTCCAAATGGCGGGACAACCTGAAGAATCCATAGTCGTACTTACGATGCTAGCTAATAATGCTATAACAGAAAGAAGATTTCGCGATGCTTCTTACTTTTATTGGCTCCTATCGCAATTGAGTTTGAATCTGTCAAAGAGTGcagaagagataaaaatgatgTTCCTTAAATATTCTGACAAAGCggatatttattatgcatatcaCGAAGTACATAAATATCTG GAAGAACCTTTCACATCTCTGATGCCAGAAGCATTATTCAACATTTCGAGATATCTGCTCATGAAAACACAAAATATACGTCTGGAAGGTGTCTCAAAAGTAACGATAATGTACAGTCTCGTAAAACAAGCGCGAATATTAGGTGCCAATAAGCTGGTCATGCAATTGTTAGATCAGTTGCGCACTATGAAAATTCCTGCGAATTTCCTGGCACAAGTAGAAACAGCGACTCTAGCTGCTAGATCTTATCCGTATCGTGATCCAGAAGAATTATTGCCTCTATGTTACAAATGTTCTACATTTAATCCATTATTACCGACGAGTAATAGCTCTGGTAGTAATTGTACGCAATGCGGattgaaatttcaatattcttttgtCATGTTTG AAATCCTGCCATTAGTTGAATTTGAATTGGAGGATGACATTACAGATGAAGAAGCAGAGAAGCTGATAGAAGAACCATTACCATCCTCTGATGATCTTACAGATTGTGACCAATTTACTGTAACTTCCAATGAGGCTGATCTTTTCACTGTGCGTTTAATGAGATATgag GAAAAATCCAATAATTCTACGATAATCGTGGGAAGGGGGATATTGAAGAGTATGGATCCGTCcactgtaataattattaagtggCCTAAGCCTTTTAAGACTAGATATTTCAGAAATCTTTTACCCGATCTCCAGATTAGCTTATGTAAATGTTGTTTAAAG TTGTTTCATTCGGATGACTATGAATTAGCATTACTACGACATGGACACTGTCCATTCTGTCGGACGCCGAATGTTACTATaggttga
- the LOC126853948 gene encoding integrin-linked protein kinase homolog pat-4 has translation MEDIFQWCREGNAMQVRVWLDDTEHDMNQGDDHGFSPLHWCCKEGHLKLAELLLSRGARINATNRGDDTPLHLASAHGHKEIVQLLLRNRADVNVTNEHGNTALHYACFWGDQAIAEELVAAGALVSIANKDGDTPLDKARGVLAKRLHDLAVEYGQDLKKIQFKDQSWLGLKTRSRDATLSRHKGISMADLSLHTHLASTPSGETWRGRWQNNDIVAKILNVRECTARICRDFNEEFPKLRIFSHPNVLPVLGCVNQPPQLATVSQYMARGSLHRLLHGGTGVLVDTARALRLALDIARAMAFLHGLDRHNRCRFHLNSKHIMIDEDLTARVNMADAKFSFQEVGRIYEPAWMSPEALSKRPADINLEASDMWSFAVLLWELATREVPFADLSPMECGMKIALEDLRVSIPPGISPHLAKLIRICMNEDPGKRPSFDMVIPILDKMKR, from the exons ATGGAAGATATATTTCAATGGTGTCGTGAGGGTAATGCTATGCAAGTCCGCGTTTGGCTGGATGACACTGAACATGACATGAATCAAGG AGATGATCATGGATTCAGCCCACTACACTGGTGTTGTAAAGAAGGacatttaaaattggcagAGTTGCTCCTCAGCAGAGGTGCACGCATTAATGCAACCAACAGAGGTGATGATACACCTTTGCATCTTGCTTCGGCGCACGGACACAAGGAAATAGTACAATTg TTACTTAGAAATCGTGCTGATGTAAATGTTACAAACGAACATGGGAACACTGCTTTGCATTATGCTTGTTTTTGGGGAGATCAAGCAATCGCGGAAGAATTGGTCGCGGCTGGTGCTCTTGTATCCATTGCCAACAAAGATGGTGACACTCCTCTTGATAAAGCCAGAGGTGTTTTAGCAAAGAGATTACAtg atttggcAGTGGAGTATGGACaagatttgaagaaaattcaattcaaGGATCAGAGCTGGTTAGGCTTGAAAACTAGGAGTC GCGATGCGACTCTTTCTCGTCATAAAGGAATCAGTATGGCAGATCTGTCTCTGCATACACATCTAGCGAGCACACCGAGCGGTGAAACTTGGCGAGGACGATGGCAAAACAATGACATCGTCGCCAAGATATTAAACGTTCGCGAATGTACTGCGCGCATCTGTAGGGATTTCAACGAGGAGTTTCCAAAATTAAGAATCTTTTCGCATCCTAATGTTTTGCCGGTTCTCGGTTGCGTGAATCAGCCGCCACAGTTGGCAACCGTTTCCCAATATATGGCACGAGGTAGTTTACATCGACTTCTACATGGCGGAACGGGTGTCCTAGTGGATACAGCGCGCGCTCTTCGATTAGCTCTTGATATCGCTAGGGCTATGGCATTTCTTCATGGTTTGGATCGGCACAATAGATGCAGATTTCATCTTAACAGTAAGCATATAATG ATTGACGAGGATCTAACAGCTCGCGTAAATATGGCAGATGCGAAGTTCTCTTTCCAAGAAGTTGGACGAATTTACGAACCGGCGTGGATGTCGCCAGAAGCTTTAAGTAAGCGTCCTGCAGATATCAATCTTGAGGCGAGCGATATGTGGAGTTTTGCCGTTCTTTTATGGGAATTGGCAACCAGAGAAGTACCATTTGCGGATCTATCGCCTATGGAATGTGGCATGAAg atTGCACTGGAAGATTTACGTGTAAGCATTCCACCAGGTATTTCTCCACATCTTGCAAAACTCATTCGCATCTGTATGAATGAGGATCCAGGCAAACGACCGTCCTTTGATATGGTTATACCAATTCTAGATAAGATGAAGCGTTGA